A genomic region of Deinococcus radiotolerans contains the following coding sequences:
- a CDS encoding helix-turn-helix domain-containing protein, whose translation MPLSPEMRVKHLKLVELRGSKDPADVAAELKLDKRTLAGLEAGRKTEQFRYNTINRIAAYYGVAIDDLIEPVPAPANASAPSPQHQVPS comes from the coding sequence ATGCCACTGTCACCAGAGATGCGCGTCAAACACCTGAAGCTGGTGGAATTACGCGGCTCAAAAGACCCGGCCGATGTCGCCGCCGAACTGAAACTGGATAAGCGCACACTGGCCGGTCTTGAAGCTGGCCGGAAAACCGAACAATTCCGGTACAACACGATTAACCGCATCGCCGCCTACTACGGCGTGGCCATCGACGACCTGATTGAACCCGTACCCGCGCCGGCGAACGCATCGGCACCATCCCCTCAGCATCAGGTGCCGTCATGA
- a CDS encoding helix-turn-helix domain-containing protein: protein MPKSARYRNRGAVTQRPAVIANGVDRGQALRHWLDLHKMSISAFAEAMGIHRSTLNDYLSGTIDIASISPKRAAAMILAMGVYDKDAWEILGLEGEARESFKTYRPAPAGHGPSQSTDEPITLPTPLLGEQPLPAGAKIYLDPAATDKVQVIRLEDGRYYSVTALLLQRAGGIHLGGLVRVDF from the coding sequence ATGCCGAAAAGTGCGCGATATCGAAATAGAGGGGCAGTCACGCAACGCCCCGCTGTCATTGCAAATGGGGTAGACCGGGGCCAGGCTTTACGCCACTGGCTCGATCTGCACAAGATGTCGATCAGCGCGTTCGCCGAAGCGATGGGTATCCACAGATCCACACTGAACGACTACCTCTCTGGCACCATCGATATCGCCTCTATCTCCCCGAAACGCGCCGCCGCGATGATTCTGGCTATGGGCGTCTACGACAAAGACGCCTGGGAGATCCTTGGGTTGGAGGGTGAGGCGCGCGAATCGTTCAAGACGTACCGTCCGGCGCCAGCTGGCCATGGCCCCAGCCAGTCGACCGACGAACCGATCACCCTGCCGACCCCACTGCTGGGCGAGCAGCCGCTCCCGGCCGGGGCAAAAATTTACCTGGACCCTGCCGCAACCGACAAGGTCCAGGTCATTCGATTGGAAGATGGGCGGTACTACAGCGTGACGGCCCTACTCCTCCAGCGTGCCGGTGGGATTCACCTGGGCGGCCTCGTGCGCGTGGATTTCTAA
- a CDS encoding restriction endonuclease produces MTVKIKFDPNQTYQLDAVQSVVDVFAGQLTGVSDQGAPLTDDALFELPSVRNVVTLTGEDLLANIQAVQERNGLPQSEALIETVTEGEPPVTLNLNVEMETGTGKTYVYLRTIYELNKQYGLTKFVIAVPSIAIREGVLSSLRLTEDHFKLLYGAVPVDFWIYDSRQVSRLRQFASSRDIQILIINVSAFDKDSNLLYRQDDNLNGLAPIDFIQAVRPVVIVDEPQNFEGDQARRGLARMRPSALMRYSATHRTAFNTVYKLGPVQAYDLRLVKQIEVLSVLDAEDFNKPYIKLVSVTPGKATVKAKVEIDTWANLKGSPGIKRRAVTIGKDSDLFALSGGREVYRDFTVTDISVDDGIEFGNGQFLVPGQTIGVNPDDLMRAQIFETVREHLRRELRLSRLPAGERLKVLSLFFIDRVANYRGEDAKIKRFFEQAYTELSQEERFRGLKLPALDQVHAGYFAEDRSGNAKDTRGDSQADADAYEKIMQDKEKLLSLDEPLRFIFSHSALREGWDNPNVFQICTLNESRSDVKKRQEIGRGLRLPVRENGERSTDEQVNRLLIVANESYKDFAGALQQEIEADTGEKATREITKNARERRTIKFKKEVLLDEDFQALWERIKPKTRYKVNFNTPKFIEEAAEQIRKLPAVHAPAYSVQRGRIDTFKDGGSVTLTGSGEASIRGYTPFMPDVLGHLQRETELTRSTLVSVLEKSGRMDSFRLNPQKFLDMALHSIKYVLQGAMVDGIKYERIGENYDMTQFESGELETYLSKTLDVQHGIYDAVAYDSTVELQFAQALDRREDVKLFVKLPKWFVVPTPLGNYEPDWAVVIEDAGQEKLYFVCETKSTKDSTKLRNSENLKIECGHAHFHELGVPFVLETSGETLTAEAVKRDAATIGST; encoded by the coding sequence GTGACCGTCAAGATCAAGTTTGACCCCAACCAGACCTACCAATTGGACGCTGTGCAGAGCGTCGTGGACGTGTTTGCAGGGCAGTTGACGGGAGTGTCGGACCAGGGCGCTCCCCTCACGGACGACGCGCTGTTCGAGCTGCCCAGTGTGCGGAACGTGGTTACGCTGACCGGAGAAGACCTGCTCGCCAATATTCAGGCCGTGCAGGAGCGGAACGGTCTGCCGCAGAGTGAGGCTCTGATAGAGACAGTCACTGAGGGCGAGCCGCCTGTCACACTCAACCTGAATGTGGAAATGGAGACAGGGACGGGCAAAACCTACGTCTATCTGCGGACGATCTACGAGCTCAACAAGCAGTACGGCCTCACCAAGTTCGTGATTGCCGTGCCGTCCATCGCCATCCGCGAAGGTGTCCTATCCAGCCTGCGCCTGACCGAAGATCACTTCAAGCTGCTGTATGGGGCCGTGCCGGTGGATTTCTGGATTTACGACTCCCGCCAGGTGTCCAGACTCCGGCAGTTCGCCAGCAGCCGCGACATTCAAATCCTGATTATCAACGTGTCGGCCTTCGACAAGGACAGCAACCTGCTGTACCGGCAGGACGACAATCTGAATGGTCTGGCACCCATCGACTTTATTCAGGCGGTGCGTCCAGTAGTCATCGTGGACGAGCCGCAGAACTTCGAGGGTGATCAGGCCCGGCGCGGTCTGGCCCGCATGCGCCCGTCGGCGCTGATGCGCTATTCCGCGACCCACCGCACAGCCTTCAACACCGTCTATAAGCTGGGGCCGGTGCAGGCCTATGACCTGAGGCTGGTCAAACAGATTGAAGTGCTGTCCGTGCTGGACGCCGAGGATTTCAACAAGCCTTACATCAAGCTGGTGTCGGTCACGCCCGGCAAAGCCACCGTCAAGGCGAAGGTGGAGATCGATACCTGGGCAAATCTGAAGGGAAGTCCTGGCATCAAGCGCAGGGCGGTCACTATCGGCAAGGACAGTGACCTATTCGCATTGTCTGGTGGACGCGAGGTGTACCGTGATTTTACGGTGACGGACATCTCTGTAGACGACGGCATCGAGTTCGGCAACGGTCAGTTTCTGGTGCCGGGTCAGACCATTGGCGTGAACCCGGACGACCTGATGCGGGCGCAGATCTTCGAGACGGTGCGCGAGCATCTGCGCCGCGAGTTGCGCCTGTCACGGCTACCCGCCGGAGAGCGTCTGAAAGTGCTGTCTTTGTTCTTCATTGACCGCGTGGCGAACTACCGGGGCGAGGATGCCAAGATCAAGCGGTTTTTCGAGCAGGCTTACACCGAGCTGAGCCAGGAGGAGCGCTTTAGGGGACTCAAGCTTCCCGCGCTTGATCAGGTACACGCTGGGTACTTTGCGGAGGATCGTAGCGGCAACGCCAAGGACACGCGCGGCGACTCGCAGGCAGACGCAGACGCCTACGAGAAGATCATGCAGGACAAGGAAAAGCTCCTGTCTCTGGACGAACCTCTGCGCTTCATTTTCTCGCACTCGGCTCTGCGCGAGGGCTGGGACAACCCCAATGTGTTTCAGATCTGCACCCTGAACGAGAGCCGCTCTGACGTGAAGAAGCGTCAGGAGATCGGGCGTGGGCTGCGGCTGCCGGTGCGTGAGAACGGCGAGCGTTCGACTGATGAGCAGGTGAACCGCCTACTGATCGTCGCTAACGAGTCCTACAAGGATTTTGCTGGGGCTTTGCAGCAGGAAATTGAGGCTGACACGGGCGAGAAGGCGACCAGGGAAATCACCAAGAACGCCCGCGAGCGGCGCACCATCAAGTTCAAAAAAGAAGTGCTGCTGGACGAGGACTTTCAGGCGCTGTGGGAACGAATTAAGCCCAAGACGCGCTACAAGGTCAACTTCAACACCCCGAAGTTCATCGAGGAGGCCGCCGAGCAGATTCGCAAACTACCTGCTGTTCATGCGCCCGCTTACAGTGTGCAGCGGGGTCGCATTGACACGTTCAAGGACGGCGGCTCAGTGACGTTGACCGGTAGCGGTGAGGCGTCCATTCGAGGCTACACGCCCTTCATGCCGGACGTTCTAGGTCACCTGCAGCGCGAAACGGAGTTGACCCGTTCAACGCTGGTGAGCGTTCTAGAAAAGAGCGGGCGCATGGACAGCTTCAGGCTCAACCCGCAGAAGTTTTTGGACATGGCCCTGCACAGCATCAAGTACGTCCTGCAGGGGGCAATGGTGGACGGCATCAAATACGAGCGCATCGGTGAGAACTACGACATGACGCAGTTCGAGAGCGGCGAGTTGGAAACGTACCTCAGCAAGACGCTGGACGTTCAACACGGAATCTACGATGCTGTCGCATACGATTCCACTGTTGAGCTGCAATTCGCTCAGGCTTTGGATAGGCGTGAAGACGTGAAGCTGTTCGTGAAACTGCCCAAGTGGTTCGTTGTGCCCACGCCGCTGGGCAACTATGAGCCGGACTGGGCGGTCGTGATCGAGGACGCCGGGCAGGAGAAGCTGTACTTCGTCTGCGAAACCAAGAGCACCAAGGACTCGACCAAACTCCGTAACTCGGAGAACTTGAAGATCGAGTGCGGCCACGCGCACTTTCATGAGCTGGGGGTTCCCTTCGTGCTGGAAACGTCTGGTGAGACGCTGACCGCTGAGGCCGTTAAGCGGGACGCTGCTACCATTGGAAGCACATAA
- a CDS encoding site-specific DNA-methyltransferase, translating to MTKLPTISPNPLQQRLEVLKTQFPEIFADGKLSLPKLQELLGESVDTSRERFGLTWAGRADAVRALQNGTTATLRPDRAQSLEFDTTGNLILEGDNLEVLKLLQHAYHRQVKLIYIDPPYNTGNDFVYPDDFRDGARAYRRFSGQVDEDGNATTTDQGSGGRLHSRWLNMMYPRLQLAKSLLRDDGVIFISIDDNEVANLRLVMDEIFGPENHIGTLIWQRRQRADNRNENNFSTDHEYLLCYGRSDSSVFRGESIDKSKYTNPDNDPRGPWASIDLSGLATAEQRPNLHYDIVDPATGICYPPNPNRGWSKSRERMGQMISEGRILFPSKPEGRPREKKFLADIQRENTGFSSVLDNDVVGFTTNGTRDLTEIFGERAFDFPKPVVLIQTIIEQITKQDDIVLDFFAGSGTTGQAVFEANMKDGGNRRFILIQLPEPLNNTNYPTITSVTRARVRKVGEAKRAAVNGSLGMEGALDLGFRAFRWDTSNFKQYDPHAEDQMEMMKALQQNVLEGRSTEDQLFEILLRAGLPLSSRYEVVRIGGQHVYSVQGGKLLICLARPIHEGTLRAMLTHSPKPEQVVCLDVAFESENPDAVKMNIVSEMRDHGIQFRTV from the coding sequence ATGACCAAACTCCCCACCATCAGCCCCAATCCGCTCCAGCAGCGGCTGGAGGTTCTAAAAACCCAGTTCCCGGAAATCTTCGCCGATGGCAAACTCAGCCTCCCCAAGCTCCAGGAACTCCTGGGCGAGAGCGTGGACACCAGCCGCGAACGCTTCGGCCTCACCTGGGCAGGCCGGGCCGATGCTGTCCGTGCCCTTCAGAACGGCACCACGGCCACCCTACGCCCCGACCGGGCACAGAGCCTGGAGTTCGACACCACCGGGAACCTGATTCTGGAAGGCGACAACCTGGAGGTGCTCAAGCTCCTTCAGCACGCCTATCACCGTCAGGTCAAACTGATTTACATCGACCCGCCGTACAACACGGGCAATGACTTCGTGTACCCCGACGATTTCCGGGACGGTGCCCGCGCTTACCGGCGTTTCAGTGGACAGGTAGACGAGGACGGTAACGCCACCACCACCGACCAGGGCAGCGGCGGACGCCTGCATAGCCGCTGGCTCAACATGATGTACCCCCGGCTGCAACTGGCAAAAAGCCTGCTCCGCGACGACGGTGTGATTTTCATCAGCATTGACGACAACGAAGTAGCGAACCTGCGCCTAGTGATGGATGAGATTTTCGGGCCAGAGAATCACATTGGTACCCTGATTTGGCAACGGAGGCAGCGGGCAGATAACCGTAATGAGAACAATTTTTCGACTGATCATGAGTATTTATTGTGCTATGGCAGATCTGACAGCTCTGTTTTCAGGGGCGAATCGATAGATAAGAGCAAATACACCAATCCAGACAATGACCCCCGTGGCCCCTGGGCAAGTATTGATCTTTCAGGTCTGGCGACTGCTGAACAGCGTCCGAATCTGCATTACGACATTGTTGACCCGGCAACGGGCATCTGCTATCCACCAAATCCTAATAGGGGCTGGTCAAAGTCGCGAGAGCGCATGGGACAAATGATTTCAGAAGGTCGCATCCTCTTTCCCTCAAAACCAGAGGGGCGGCCACGTGAAAAGAAATTTCTCGCGGATATTCAGCGCGAGAACACAGGATTCTCTTCGGTTCTCGACAATGATGTGGTGGGCTTTACTACCAATGGGACACGCGATTTAACTGAAATCTTTGGAGAGAGGGCTTTTGACTTTCCTAAGCCGGTAGTGCTAATACAAACAATAATTGAGCAAATAACCAAGCAAGACGACATTGTGTTGGACTTCTTTGCTGGTTCGGGGACCACAGGGCAGGCCGTATTCGAGGCAAACATGAAGGATGGGGGCAATCGTCGATTTATCCTCATCCAACTCCCTGAACCGCTCAACAACACCAACTACCCCACCATCACTAGCGTCACGCGAGCGCGGGTGCGGAAGGTAGGAGAGGCCAAGAGGGCAGCCGTGAATGGCTCGCTGGGCATGGAAGGTGCGCTTGACCTCGGCTTCCGGGCCTTCCGCTGGGATACCAGCAACTTCAAACAGTACGACCCCCACGCCGAAGATCAGATGGAGATGATGAAGGCCTTGCAGCAGAACGTGCTGGAGGGCCGCAGCACTGAGGATCAACTGTTCGAGATTCTGCTTCGGGCAGGCCTGCCGCTGTCCAGCCGGTACGAGGTGGTGCGGATCGGCGGGCAGCATGTGTACAGCGTACAGGGCGGCAAGCTGTTGATCTGCCTGGCGCGGCCTATCCACGAAGGCACCTTGCGGGCCATGCTCACCCATTCGCCCAAGCCCGAGCAGGTGGTGTGCCTGGACGTGGCCTTCGAATCCGAAAACCCCGATGCGGTCAAGATGAACATCGTCTCCGAGATGCGCGACCACGGCATTCAGTTCAGGACGGTGTGA
- a CDS encoding DMP19 family protein produces MIPALESDLHRLLVAARDFDFNAWVDTLRQRDRHLIVLHTLIASVGNGGFAQWVGWGYRDHQEAVLRVALARFAEHCPEQRAAVTEILALIDQTHRFAPPSLHLLSDDQADDLATLDDRFYALADHLRAALGEYLLRWP; encoded by the coding sequence ATGATTCCAGCCCTCGAATCCGACCTGCACCGCCTGCTCGTCGCCGCCCGCGACTTCGACTTCAACGCCTGGGTGGACACCCTGCGCCAGCGTGACCGTCACCTGATCGTGCTGCACACCCTGATCGCCTCGGTCGGCAACGGCGGGTTTGCCCAGTGGGTCGGCTGGGGCTACCGCGACCACCAGGAGGCCGTCCTGCGCGTGGCGCTGGCCCGCTTCGCCGAGCACTGCCCCGAGCAGCGCGCGGCCGTGACCGAGATCCTGGCCCTGATCGACCAGACCCACCGCTTCGCCCCGCCCTCGCTCCACCTGCTGTCCGACGATCAGGCCGATGACCTGGCCACGCTCGACGACCGGTTCTATGCCCTCGCCGACCACCTCCGCGCCGCGCTGGGGGAGTACCTGCTGCGCTGGCCGTGA
- a CDS encoding clostripain-related cysteine peptidase: protein MKLVSLLMLSAALYLTSAAAQQTPVPWTVAVYLDADHNLDASALTDLEEMASAGPLKNVRLVYQLDRNDDEGGASPGVERGVIENGKRVPVQRLPELNSDDPQNVASFLTWAYAAYPSAHHGLIMWDHGGQWDGGFGGDTHGPGVSEDQPGRLTPESFSRATGQSLQILGIQRLDFLAFDTCLMGGAELVAQFAPLTRLYIADAEIDYGDGWNYAPTLQALDRTPEQDMTTFGAQEVKFWEAQHRSSPSDQLYGVHAAYDTSRWPAAQAALSTFATSLTRAFASPQSAGYLWRARGEAIQYDFSNVGRPGTTRPYVDLGHFADRVGQYTPDATLKGQAAALSAAIKQLVVAKSVGQKRLAASALSVYFPTHQNTVPDVGTLQRYAALPMNAGTGWVGLQRAWTAAVQGDTTPPQLKNAAMTGVNKDGSAHFEFGAAGADVYAAMASLYQKDGPDAYFDYGDVYYTRLVGGEYEFDWMPQAWTMTDGVHSTYVTADHAEPDDEFLTAYAQYTAPGEDPFDVMVEFNEDGEVIGVLDNSGDSPIGIDVEAGGTLQFYLRTYDAKTDEFDFALQQAVLKIRDESLSELGAEQQELPKGEFELEFSVFDYAGNAVSEPVEFEFK, encoded by the coding sequence ATGAAACTGGTTTCACTCCTGATGCTGAGCGCTGCCCTGTACCTCACTTCTGCCGCCGCGCAGCAGACTCCGGTTCCGTGGACGGTCGCCGTCTATCTCGACGCGGATCACAACCTCGACGCCAGTGCCCTGACCGATTTGGAAGAAATGGCCTCGGCCGGGCCGCTCAAGAACGTTCGCTTGGTCTATCAGCTTGACCGGAACGATGACGAAGGTGGCGCCAGCCCCGGCGTGGAGCGTGGCGTCATTGAGAACGGCAAGCGCGTTCCCGTCCAGCGTCTTCCTGAACTCAACAGTGACGATCCGCAGAACGTCGCGTCCTTCCTCACCTGGGCCTACGCGGCTTACCCGTCCGCGCACCACGGGCTGATCATGTGGGACCACGGCGGACAGTGGGACGGCGGCTTCGGCGGAGATACCCACGGCCCCGGCGTGTCCGAAGATCAGCCAGGTCGCCTCACGCCCGAATCGTTCAGCCGCGCTACGGGCCAGAGTCTGCAGATCCTGGGTATCCAACGCCTGGACTTCCTCGCTTTCGATACCTGCCTGATGGGCGGCGCAGAACTCGTCGCGCAGTTTGCGCCCCTGACCCGCTTGTACATCGCCGATGCGGAAATCGACTACGGGGACGGCTGGAACTACGCACCGACCCTGCAGGCCCTCGACCGTACGCCTGAGCAGGACATGACCACCTTCGGCGCGCAGGAAGTCAAGTTCTGGGAAGCGCAGCACCGATCCAGCCCGAGTGATCAACTGTACGGTGTTCATGCGGCGTACGACACGAGTCGCTGGCCCGCCGCGCAGGCCGCCCTCTCCACGTTCGCGACCAGCCTGACCAGGGCGTTTGCCTCGCCCCAGTCAGCCGGGTACCTCTGGCGCGCCCGTGGAGAGGCCATTCAGTATGACTTCAGCAACGTTGGGCGCCCCGGTACCACCCGTCCCTACGTTGATCTGGGACACTTCGCGGATAGGGTCGGGCAGTACACGCCGGACGCGACGCTCAAGGGGCAGGCGGCGGCCCTTTCCGCCGCCATCAAGCAACTGGTCGTGGCCAAATCGGTTGGGCAGAAGCGCCTGGCAGCGTCAGCGCTATCGGTGTATTTCCCGACTCATCAGAACACTGTGCCGGACGTCGGGACCCTGCAGCGGTATGCGGCGCTGCCCATGAATGCGGGTACCGGATGGGTGGGACTACAGCGCGCGTGGACGGCAGCCGTGCAGGGAGATACCACACCACCCCAGTTGAAGAACGCGGCCATGACGGGCGTCAACAAGGACGGCAGTGCCCACTTCGAATTCGGGGCTGCCGGGGCGGACGTGTACGCCGCGATGGCCAGTCTGTACCAGAAGGACGGGCCGGACGCGTACTTCGATTACGGCGACGTGTATTACACGCGTCTGGTCGGCGGGGAGTACGAGTTCGACTGGATGCCTCAGGCTTGGACCATGACGGACGGTGTGCACAGCACGTATGTCACGGCGGATCACGCAGAACCAGACGATGAATTTCTGACGGCGTATGCGCAGTACACAGCTCCTGGTGAGGACCCGTTCGACGTGATGGTGGAGTTCAATGAAGACGGCGAGGTGATTGGGGTACTCGACAACAGCGGGGACTCCCCGATCGGGATTGATGTGGAGGCGGGGGGTACATTGCAGTTCTACCTGCGGACCTACGATGCGAAGACGGACGAGTTTGATTTCGCCTTACAGCAGGCGGTGCTGAAGATCAGGGATGAGAGCCTGTCGGAGCTCGGTGCGGAGCAGCAGGAGCTGCCGAAGGGTGAGTTCGAGCTGGAATTCAGTGTGTTCGATTATGCGGGGAATGCCGTGTCTGAGCCGGTCGAATTTGAGTTCAAGTGA
- a CDS encoding ParA family protein translates to MSRGPILIGMASLKGGVGKTTSAVHIAGRFAEQGKTVLLADGDRIRTATTWAARGHLPFTVGSERSLARAADYDVVIIDSRGGPETVELVELAQACHQLVLPVQADIPSIDGAQQTVNVLREHGVTDDQFTVMLTRVKKVRVGEGREAITSLNMPLLEGKIRQSDAFVDAANEGVLVRDVRGNKLARSCWQDYIEVTRELEARIGARA, encoded by the coding sequence GTGAGTCGCGGTCCCATCCTCATCGGCATGGCCAGCCTCAAGGGCGGCGTGGGCAAGACCACCAGCGCCGTGCACATCGCCGGGCGCTTCGCCGAGCAGGGCAAGACAGTCCTGCTGGCGGACGGCGACCGCATCCGCACCGCCACCACCTGGGCGGCGCGCGGACACCTGCCCTTCACGGTCGGCAGCGAGCGCAGCCTCGCCCGCGCCGCCGACTACGACGTCGTGATCATCGACAGCCGCGGCGGCCCCGAGACCGTGGAACTGGTCGAACTGGCGCAGGCCTGCCACCAGCTGGTCCTGCCGGTGCAGGCGGACATCCCCAGCATCGACGGCGCGCAGCAGACCGTGAACGTCCTGCGCGAGCACGGCGTGACCGACGATCAGTTCACCGTGATGCTCACCCGCGTCAAGAAGGTCCGCGTGGGCGAGGGCCGCGAGGCGATCACCAGCCTGAACATGCCCCTGCTCGAAGGCAAGATCCGGCAGAGCGACGCGTTCGTCGACGCGGCAAACGAGGGCGTGCTGGTGCGAGACGTCCGCGGCAACAAACTGGCGCGCAGCTGCTGGCAGGACTACATCGAGGTGACCCGCGAGCTCGAAGCGCGGATCGGGGCGCGGGCATGA
- a CDS encoding VOC family protein, which translates to MTQATVPTAILDGLFIHVRDLERSAKWYSALLDLPLDEQALDRHYYTLNATHERPWITLDAHANDPHFSFAPAPHPICSFVTTDLGVARERVLALGGQADEIMDVHPGLRALRVMDVDGNALMLVERR; encoded by the coding sequence GTGACCCAGGCCACCGTACCTACAGCCATCCTCGACGGCCTCTTCATTCACGTGCGCGACCTCGAACGCTCAGCGAAGTGGTACTCCGCCTTGCTCGACCTCCCATTGGATGAACAAGCGCTGGACCGGCACTACTACACGTTGAATGCGACTCATGAGCGCCCATGGATCACCCTCGATGCCCACGCCAATGACCCGCATTTCAGCTTCGCCCCGGCCCCACATCCCATCTGCTCATTCGTGACGACAGATCTGGGTGTGGCCCGCGAACGCGTGCTTGCACTGGGGGGGCAGGCCGATGAGATCATGGATGTACATCCAGGTTTACGCGCGCTTCGGGTGATGGATGTGGACGGCAATGCCTTGATGCTCGTAGAACGCAGGTAG
- a CDS encoding HU family DNA-binding protein — MTKTPTRKPAAAKSATKSPTSKIAKTELVDQIADKTGLTKKQAGDAFDTLVDGIVDGLKNGQSVGLPGLGTLSVRPTAARTGVRPGTSEKIQIPAGKKVAFKVASTLKDTL, encoded by the coding sequence ATGACAAAAACCCCCACCCGCAAGCCCGCCGCTGCAAAATCCGCCACCAAGTCCCCGACCTCGAAGATCGCCAAGACCGAGCTGGTGGATCAGATCGCCGACAAGACCGGCCTGACCAAAAAGCAGGCTGGTGACGCCTTCGACACCCTGGTGGACGGCATCGTGGACGGCCTGAAAAACGGCCAGAGCGTGGGCCTGCCCGGCCTGGGTACCCTGAGCGTCCGCCCGACCGCCGCCCGCACCGGCGTGCGCCCCGGCACCAGCGAGAAGATCCAGATCCCGGCAGGTAAGAAGGTCGCCTTCAAGGTCGCCAGCACCCTGAAAGACACCCTGTAA